The Malus domestica chromosome 06, GDT2T_hap1 genome has a segment encoding these proteins:
- the LOC139196753 gene encoding uncharacterized protein translates to MIRSSPYYPQSNGHDESSNKILVNIIKRMVIDSPEKWHEKLGNTLWAYRTSKRAGTGTTPYALTFAQDAVLPMEINEGKRAVARTYNKRMKAKSYKEGDMVWKTVLPLRAQLRGFGKWSPTWEGPFIVSQVLDKGGYYLADLEGNWQKHPINVKFLKRYCPTLWDVRDCYIEEDAK, encoded by the exons atgatccgaTCCAGTCCTTACTACCCGCAGTCAAATGGCCATGATGAATCCAGCAACAAGATTTTGGtaaacattatcaaaagaatggtgaTAGATAGTCCGGAAAAATGGCATGAAAAGCTGGGGaatactttgtgggcatacagaaCTTCCAAGAGGGCAGGTACAGGGACAACTCCTTATGCTCTAACCTTCGCGCAAGATGCAGTGCTTCCCATGGAGATCAAT GAAGGAAAGAGAGCTGTTGCCCGAACGTATAACAAAAGGATGAAAGCAAAATCTTACAAGGAAGGAGATATGGTGTGGAAGACAGTTCTTCCTCTAAGAGCTCAGCTTAGGGGTTTTGGAAAGTGGAGCCCGACGTGGGAAGGTCCTTTCATAGTTAGTCAAGTATTAGACAAAGGGGGATATTACTTGGCGGACCTCGAAGGGAATTGGCAGaaacatcccattaatgttaaattcttgaaaaggtattgtcctacattatgggatgttagggattgtTACATCGAGGAGGATGCAAAGTAA